The Herbaspirillum sp. RTI4 genome has a segment encoding these proteins:
- a CDS encoding hydroxymethylpyrimidine/phosphomethylpyrimidine kinase has product MQNETSQMILTFGPADPVGAIGIQADLATFSAMGCHGLSVVTALLIGDTARIEDIQVIDVEWVADQARVVLEDMPVAAFKVGAVASIENVSAIAEIVSDYPDLPLVLDPFISAMPDQGLDSEDMLIAIRELLIPQTTVLVLSTVELSRLAETWREPLADDDISTADTLLIDAARIAELGCEYMLVTGTPNETHEVSNTLFNETGVVQQFNWPRIGGSFYGAGSTLSAALTAMLANGLEVPEAVAEAQEFTIAAINHAQRLGMGKLVPDRYFWARDSDEDEDEHESESKDNDASPEAAS; this is encoded by the coding sequence GTGCAAAACGAAACTTCTCAGATGATTTTAACTTTTGGCCCGGCTGATCCGGTCGGCGCCATCGGTATCCAGGCCGACCTGGCGACGTTTTCCGCGATGGGTTGTCACGGCTTATCCGTCGTCACGGCTCTGCTGATAGGCGATACCGCGCGGATTGAAGACATCCAGGTCATCGATGTCGAATGGGTCGCCGATCAGGCGCGCGTCGTGCTGGAAGACATGCCCGTCGCGGCATTCAAAGTGGGGGCTGTCGCCAGCATCGAAAATGTTTCTGCCATCGCAGAAATCGTCTCCGACTACCCTGACCTGCCTTTGGTCCTTGACCCCTTCATTTCGGCCATGCCGGACCAGGGCCTCGACAGTGAGGATATGCTGATCGCCATCCGCGAATTGCTGATTCCACAAACGACGGTACTGGTGCTGTCCACGGTCGAATTGTCCCGCCTGGCCGAAACCTGGCGCGAACCGCTGGCCGACGACGATATCTCAACTGCCGATACGCTGCTCATCGATGCAGCCCGGATTGCCGAATTGGGCTGTGAATACATGCTGGTGACCGGCACACCGAACGAGACGCATGAAGTATCGAACACTCTGTTCAACGAAACCGGCGTGGTGCAGCAATTTAACTGGCCGCGTATCGGCGGTTCGTTTTACGGCGCTGGCTCGACCTTGTCGGCGGCGTTGACGGCGATGCTTGCCAATGGACTGGAAGTCCCGGAAGCCGTTGCTGAAGCGCAGGAATTCACCATTGCCGCCATCAATCATGCGCAGCGTCTCGGCATGGGCAAGCTGGTGCCGGACCGTTATTTTTGGGCGCGTGACTCGGATGAGGACGAGGACGAGCATGAAAGCGAAAGCAAGGACAACGACGCATCCCCCGAAGCCGCCTCCTAA
- a CDS encoding rubredoxin translates to MCLICGWIYDEEAGLPEEGIAAGTRWEDVPINWTCPECGARKEDFEMIAF, encoded by the coding sequence ATGTGCCTGATTTGCGGCTGGATCTACGATGAAGAAGCCGGCTTACCGGAAGAGGGCATCGCTGCCGGAACACGGTGGGAAGATGTGCCCATCAACTGGACTTGTCCTGAATGCGGGGCGCGCAAAGAAGATTTTGAAATGATCGCATTCTGA
- a CDS encoding sulfurtransferase codes for MSYTTLISASNLLQHYQQPGYVVIDCRHDLAQADAGLLAFTAGHIPGARFASMDRDLSGPKHAADGRFLGRHPLPTPADLLNTLQNLGIQSDSQVVAYDAHGGMFAARLWWLLRWIGHAQVAVLDGGLQAWQALEGPLLSGPPLLPENPGNLALADSLTRTVNAEQVLASLGQPSQIIIDARAPDRFRGENETMDPVGGHIPGAGNRFFKDNLLPEGRFKPGAQLRADFEPLIGNAPQNSVMQCGSGVTACHNLLALEIAGLHGAALYGGSWSEWCADPARPVATGA; via the coding sequence ATGTCTTACACCACACTGATTTCCGCTTCCAATCTCTTGCAGCATTACCAGCAACCGGGCTATGTCGTGATCGATTGCCGTCATGATCTGGCGCAAGCCGATGCCGGACTCCTGGCCTTCACCGCAGGACATATTCCGGGGGCGCGCTTTGCGTCTATGGATAGGGATCTGTCGGGACCGAAACATGCCGCTGATGGGCGTTTTCTCGGTCGGCATCCGCTGCCGACACCTGCCGACTTGTTGAACACGCTGCAAAATCTGGGTATTCAATCGGATTCTCAGGTGGTGGCGTATGACGCCCACGGCGGCATGTTTGCGGCCCGCCTGTGGTGGCTGTTGCGCTGGATTGGTCATGCCCAGGTGGCCGTGCTGGACGGCGGCTTGCAGGCGTGGCAGGCGCTGGAGGGGCCTTTGCTTAGCGGACCACCATTGCTGCCGGAAAACCCCGGGAATCTAGCGCTTGCCGACAGCCTGACGCGTACGGTGAATGCGGAGCAAGTACTGGCGTCACTGGGACAGCCCTCGCAAATCATTATCGATGCGCGCGCCCCCGATCGGTTTCGTGGCGAAAATGAAACAATGGACCCGGTGGGAGGCCATATCCCCGGTGCCGGCAATCGTTTCTTCAAGGACAACCTGCTGCCCGAAGGCCGATTCAAACCGGGCGCTCAATTGCGCGCCGATTTTGAGCCGCTGATCGGCAATGCGCCGCAAAACAGCGTCATGCAGTGCGGCTCGGGAGTAACGGCGTGCCATAACCTGCTGGCGTTGGAAATCGCGGGTCTGCATGGTGCTGCGCTGTACGGCGGTTCATGGAGCGAGTGGTGCGCCGATCCTGCGCGGCCGGTGGCTACCGGCGCATAA
- a CDS encoding DMT family transporter yields MQSLWMLFAAFCFSIMGMSVKLAADYYSTAEIVLCRGLVGVLFILCLISVKGGTLRTPFARDHLIRGGIGVASLWMWFLSFRMLPVATATTLNYMSSIWMAGILFFMAWRKGVQRFEWRLAGAIVFSFVGVALLLRPAIHGDQLGGALIALISGVLSAIVYLQVRKLGLLGEPEYRVVFYFSLTGLLAGVAGSIANHQIPFWHPHTSQGILLLLTIGLTATVAQMAMTRAYRLGNTLVTANLQYSGIVFASMWSILVWGDVLGWSGWLGISIILISGMMSTFYNQRSAPASKNLPAADPIASEV; encoded by the coding sequence ATGCAGTCGCTCTGGATGTTGTTCGCCGCATTTTGCTTTTCCATCATGGGCATGTCCGTCAAACTGGCCGCCGATTACTATTCGACCGCTGAAATAGTCTTGTGCCGTGGTCTGGTCGGGGTGCTGTTCATTCTGTGCCTGATCAGCGTCAAGGGCGGCACCCTGCGCACCCCGTTCGCGCGCGATCACCTGATTCGCGGTGGTATCGGCGTCGCCTCGCTGTGGATGTGGTTCCTGTCCTTTCGCATGCTCCCGGTCGCTACGGCCACCACACTCAATTACATGTCATCAATCTGGATGGCAGGCATTCTCTTCTTCATGGCCTGGCGCAAGGGCGTTCAGCGTTTTGAATGGCGACTGGCCGGTGCCATCGTGTTCAGTTTTGTGGGTGTGGCGCTGCTGTTGCGGCCGGCCATTCATGGCGATCAGCTCGGCGGAGCGCTGATTGCGCTGATTTCCGGTGTGCTGTCGGCCATTGTGTATTTGCAGGTGCGCAAACTCGGCTTGCTGGGCGAGCCGGAATATCGCGTGGTGTTTTATTTTTCGCTGACCGGGCTGCTCGCTGGCGTAGCCGGCAGCATCGCCAACCACCAAATCCCCTTTTGGCATCCTCACACTTCGCAGGGCATTCTGCTGCTGCTGACCATCGGCCTGACCGCGACAGTGGCGCAGATGGCGATGACGCGCGCCTACCGGCTCGGCAATACGCTGGTGACGGCCAATCTGCAATACAGCGGGATTGTGTTTGCCAGCATGTGGAGCATTCTGGTCTGGGGCGATGTGCTGGGTTGGAGTGGTTGGCTAGGCATCAGCATCATTCTCATCAGCGGCATGATGTCGACGTTTTATAATCAGCGCTCTGCGCCCGCATCGAAAAATCTGCCGGCAGCCGATCCTATCGCCAGCGAAGTGTAA
- a CDS encoding aromatic ring-hydroxylating dioxygenase subunit alpha has translation MSDLATLARLARSDAQLPVSVYFDEALLQREIQQLFNPGPRYAGHELMVPNVGDYATLPWENEGRMLVRNPQGIQLMSNVCRHRQAKMLDGRGNANNIVCPLHRWTYDLKGELIGAPHFGETPCMDLGGGELHNWNGLLFEKNGTNVSQMLEKLGVAKEMDFSGYLFDHVEVHECNYNWKTFIEVYLEDYHVEPFHPGLGNFVSCDDLRWEFGKNYSVQTVGVNHGLAKSGSPVYRKWQEQVLKMGNGVPPAQGAIWLTLFPNIMIEWYPHVLVVSTLWPNGPQQTTNVVEFYYPEEIALFEREMIEAERAAYMETCVEDDEIALRMDAGRQILLKRGMNQVGPYQSPMEDGMQHFHEWYRTQMPL, from the coding sequence ATGTCCGATCTCGCCACTTTGGCCCGTCTTGCGCGTTCCGATGCGCAACTTCCGGTCAGTGTCTATTTTGACGAAGCGCTATTGCAGCGCGAAATCCAGCAGTTATTTAATCCAGGCCCCCGTTACGCGGGGCACGAGCTCATGGTGCCGAACGTCGGCGACTATGCGACTTTGCCATGGGAAAACGAAGGGCGCATGCTGGTGCGTAATCCACAAGGCATTCAACTGATGTCGAACGTCTGCCGGCACCGCCAGGCCAAGATGCTCGACGGGCGCGGCAATGCCAATAATATTGTTTGCCCCCTGCACCGCTGGACCTACGACCTGAAAGGCGAGCTGATCGGCGCGCCGCATTTCGGGGAAACGCCCTGCATGGATCTGGGCGGCGGCGAGCTGCACAACTGGAACGGCCTCCTGTTCGAAAAGAACGGGACCAATGTCAGCCAGATGCTGGAAAAGCTGGGTGTGGCCAAGGAAATGGATTTTTCCGGCTATCTGTTCGACCATGTCGAAGTGCACGAGTGCAACTACAACTGGAAAACCTTCATTGAGGTGTATCTGGAGGATTACCACGTCGAGCCCTTCCATCCCGGACTAGGCAATTTTGTCAGCTGCGACGATCTGCGCTGGGAGTTCGGCAAGAACTACAGTGTGCAAACAGTGGGCGTCAATCACGGTCTGGCCAAGTCTGGATCGCCGGTCTACCGCAAGTGGCAGGAGCAGGTGCTGAAAATGGGGAACGGCGTGCCGCCAGCCCAAGGGGCCATCTGGCTGACACTGTTCCCGAACATCATGATCGAGTGGTATCCGCATGTGCTGGTGGTGTCGACGCTATGGCCAAATGGCCCACAGCAAACCACGAACGTCGTCGAGTTTTACTATCCCGAGGAAATCGCGCTGTTTGAACGCGAAATGATCGAAGCCGAACGCGCCGCCTACATGGAAACCTGCGTCGAGGACGATGAAATTGCACTGCGCATGGATGCCGGCCGTCAGATCTTGCTCAAGCGCGGTATGAATCAGGTGGGTCCGTACCAGTCGCCGATGGAAGACGGTATGCAGCATTTTCACGAGTGGTATCGGACGCAAATGCCGTTGTAG
- a CDS encoding exodeoxyribonuclease VII small subunit, with protein sequence MPKTPAAPVVVAPAEPVSFEAAMLELEQLVQKMEAGELPLEASVTAYGRGAQLVKFCSGQLEKVEGQVKVLEGDLLKPFAVDETGR encoded by the coding sequence ATGCCCAAAACACCTGCCGCCCCTGTTGTTGTCGCCCCGGCAGAGCCGGTCTCTTTCGAAGCAGCCATGCTCGAACTGGAGCAACTGGTCCAGAAAATGGAAGCCGGAGAGCTGCCGCTTGAAGCCTCGGTCACGGCTTATGGTCGTGGCGCGCAACTGGTCAAATTTTGCAGCGGCCAGCTCGAAAAAGTCGAAGGCCAGGTAAAGGTACTCGAAGGAGACCTGCTCAAACCCTTCGCTGTCGACGAGACGGGACGATGA
- a CDS encoding farnesyl diphosphate synthase, which yields MIPVTANAANAANAPFDQWMQHIQQSVEQTLDALLPPADTVPTVLHAAMRYAALGGGKRVRPLLVYAAGDLSDAPHGLLERAAAAVEMIHVYSLVHDDMPCMDDDALRRGKPTVHVQYDEATALLVGDALQAQAFAVLAVPDAELASDGAARQLAMLGLLTHAAGSGGMCGGQAIDLASVGVNLSLAQLEQMHQLKTGALLRASVLLGAWSGARPDAADIAALEIYARAIGLAFQVIDDVLDATADSATLGKTAGKDAADNKPTYVSLLGLEASVALAHRLRDEAHAALEQFGARARRLREIADLIVQRKA from the coding sequence ATGATCCCGGTGACGGCAAACGCCGCAAACGCCGCAAACGCCCCATTCGACCAATGGATGCAGCACATCCAGCAGAGCGTCGAACAGACGCTGGATGCGCTGTTGCCGCCCGCCGATACAGTGCCGACCGTTCTGCATGCGGCCATGCGTTATGCCGCGCTGGGCGGCGGCAAGCGGGTGCGGCCTTTGTTGGTGTATGCCGCCGGCGACCTGAGCGATGCCCCGCACGGCTTGCTGGAACGCGCAGCCGCAGCGGTAGAAATGATCCATGTCTACTCACTGGTACACGACGACATGCCCTGCATGGACGACGATGCCCTGCGGCGCGGCAAACCGACCGTGCATGTGCAATACGATGAAGCGACTGCCTTGCTGGTTGGCGACGCCCTGCAAGCGCAGGCTTTTGCGGTGCTGGCTGTGCCTGACGCGGAATTGGCCAGCGACGGTGCAGCGCGACAACTGGCGATGCTCGGCCTGCTGACGCACGCTGCCGGCTCGGGCGGCATGTGCGGCGGGCAGGCGATCGATCTGGCGAGCGTCGGAGTGAATTTGTCTCTGGCGCAACTGGAACAGATGCACCAGCTCAAGACCGGTGCCTTGCTGCGCGCCTCGGTTCTGCTCGGCGCATGGAGCGGTGCCAGACCGGATGCCGCCGATATCGCTGCGCTCGAAATTTATGCGCGTGCCATCGGACTGGCATTTCAGGTGATCGACGATGTCCTGGATGCCACCGCCGACTCGGCCACCCTCGGCAAGACCGCCGGCAAGGATGCGGCAGACAACAAGCCAACGTACGTATCGTTGCTCGGCCTGGAAGCATCGGTCGCGCTGGCGCACCGGCTGCGCGACGAAGCGCATGCCGCTCTGGAACAGTTCGGCGCGCGCGCGCGCCGCCTGCGAGAAATCGCGGATTTGATTGTGCAGCGTAAAGCGTGA
- the dxs gene encoding 1-deoxy-D-xylulose-5-phosphate synthase → MLNDINDPSELRQLTRAQLPQLAQELRSFVIDSVARTGGHLSSNLGTVELTIALHYVFDTPNDRIIWDVGHQTYPHKILTGRREQMGSLRQLGGISGFPRRDESPYDTFGTAHSSTSISAALGMALAARTKGENRHAIAVIGDGSMTAGMAFEALNNGGVHDDINLLVILNDNDMSISPPVGALNRYLARLMSGQFYAKARHVGKSMLPGPVLELAKRLEEHAKGMVVPATMFEEFGFNYIGPIDGHDLDSLIPTLQNLKHLKGPQFLHVVTKKGQGYKLAEADPVLYHGPGKFNPAVGIKPAAASKPTYTQVFGDWLCDMAAQDSKLVGITPAMREGSGMVRFEQLFPERYYDVGIAEQHAVTFAAGMACEGLKPVVAIYSTFLQRAYDQLIHDVALQNLDVTFALDRAGLVGADGATHAGNYDMAYLRCIPNMVVMAASDENECRQMLTTAYQYPGPAAVRYPRGAGIGAAVDTTLEPLPLGKGELRRQGKRIAILAFGSMLAPALTAAEKLDASVANMRFVKPLDVELLLQLASTHEVLVTVEEGAIMGGAGSAVSEALAAAGVVMPILHLGLPDRFIDHGDVAILLAQCGLDGDGIRQSIEQRFGRSAGQAAA, encoded by the coding sequence ATGCTTAACGATATAAACGACCCTTCCGAATTGCGCCAGCTCACGCGCGCGCAATTGCCGCAACTGGCGCAGGAGCTGCGTTCCTTTGTGATCGACTCGGTTGCCCGCACCGGCGGCCATCTGTCGTCCAATCTCGGCACGGTGGAACTGACCATCGCCTTGCACTACGTATTCGATACGCCGAACGACCGCATCATCTGGGACGTCGGCCATCAGACTTATCCGCACAAGATACTGACCGGTCGTCGCGAACAGATGGGCAGCCTGCGTCAACTCGGCGGCATCTCCGGTTTTCCGCGCCGCGACGAAAGTCCCTACGATACCTTCGGCACCGCGCATTCCTCGACCTCGATTTCCGCCGCGCTGGGCATGGCGCTGGCAGCGCGCACCAAGGGCGAAAACCGTCATGCTATCGCCGTCATCGGTGATGGTTCCATGACCGCCGGCATGGCCTTCGAAGCACTCAATAACGGCGGCGTTCACGACGACATCAACCTGCTGGTCATCCTCAACGACAACGACATGTCGATTTCGCCGCCGGTCGGCGCGCTCAACCGCTATCTGGCGCGGCTGATGTCCGGCCAGTTTTACGCCAAGGCGCGGCACGTCGGCAAATCGATGTTGCCCGGCCCGGTGCTGGAACTGGCGAAGCGGTTGGAAGAGCACGCCAAAGGCATGGTGGTGCCCGCCACCATGTTTGAAGAGTTCGGTTTCAATTACATCGGCCCGATCGACGGCCATGACCTCGACTCTCTGATCCCGACACTGCAAAACCTGAAGCATCTGAAAGGCCCGCAGTTCCTGCATGTCGTCACCAAAAAAGGGCAGGGCTACAAACTGGCCGAAGCCGATCCCGTGCTCTACCACGGGCCGGGCAAGTTCAATCCTGCTGTGGGTATCAAACCGGCAGCCGCTTCCAAACCGACCTATACGCAAGTGTTTGGCGACTGGCTGTGCGACATGGCGGCGCAGGATAGCAAACTGGTCGGCATTACCCCGGCCATGCGCGAAGGCTCCGGCATGGTGCGCTTCGAACAATTATTTCCCGAGCGTTACTACGATGTCGGCATCGCCGAGCAGCATGCCGTCACCTTCGCCGCCGGCATGGCCTGCGAGGGACTCAAGCCCGTCGTGGCGATTTATTCGACTTTCCTGCAACGCGCTTACGATCAGCTGATTCACGATGTCGCCCTGCAAAATCTGGACGTCACCTTTGCGCTGGACCGCGCCGGACTGGTCGGTGCCGATGGCGCCACCCACGCCGGCAATTACGACATGGCCTATCTGCGCTGCATTCCGAACATGGTGGTGATGGCGGCTTCCGACGAAAACGAATGCCGGCAAATGCTCACGACCGCCTATCAGTATCCCGGCCCGGCAGCGGTGCGTTATCCGCGCGGCGCAGGCATCGGTGCGGCGGTGGATACCACGCTGGAGCCGCTGCCGCTAGGCAAGGGTGAGCTGCGTCGTCAGGGCAAGCGCATTGCGATTCTGGCATTCGGTTCCATGCTGGCGCCGGCACTGACGGCGGCTGAAAAGCTGGATGCCAGCGTTGCCAACATGCGCTTCGTCAAACCGCTCGATGTGGAACTGCTGCTGCAACTGGCCAGCACGCATGAGGTACTGGTCACGGTGGAAGAGGGCGCGATCATGGGCGGTGCCGGGTCAGCCGTCTCCGAGGCGCTGGCCGCTGCGGGTGTCGTCATGCCTATCCTGCATCTGGGCCTGCCTGACCGCTTTATCGATCATGGCGATGTGGCGATTCTGCTGGCGCAATGTGGTCTCGATGGCGACGGCATCCGTCAATCCATCGAACAGCGTTTTGGCCGGAGCGCCGGTCAGGCAGCGGCATAA
- a CDS encoding cob(I)yrinic acid a,c-diamide adenosyltransferase: MSTRLSIIATRTGDDGSTGLGDGSRTGKDSLRVHALGEVDELNSQIGVLLCEALPDNLHKALLAIQHDLFDLGGELCIPGHTMVGDAQVARLDALLLACNADLPPLKEFILPGGSRSAALAHICRCVCRRAERSVVALGKVETVGAAVRQYLNRLSDLLFVMARVLNRHDGGNDVLWQRESRAEKTV; this comes from the coding sequence ATGAGTACCAGACTTTCCATTATCGCCACCCGTACCGGGGATGACGGTAGCACAGGACTAGGCGATGGCAGCCGCACCGGCAAAGATAGTTTGCGGGTGCATGCACTGGGCGAGGTGGATGAATTGAATTCGCAGATTGGCGTGCTGTTGTGCGAAGCACTGCCGGACAACTTGCATAAGGCCTTGCTGGCAATCCAGCACGATCTGTTCGATCTGGGCGGGGAATTGTGCATACCGGGCCACACCATGGTCGGAGACGCTCAGGTGGCGCGCCTTGACGCCTTGCTGCTTGCCTGCAATGCCGACTTGCCGCCGCTAAAGGAATTCATCCTGCCGGGCGGTTCGCGCAGCGCGGCGCTGGCGCATATCTGCCGCTGCGTGTGCCGACGCGCCGAACGCAGCGTCGTCGCACTGGGAAAAGTGGAAACCGTCGGCGCGGCGGTACGGCAGTATCTGAACCGGCTTTCTGATCTGTTGTTTGTGATGGCGCGGGTGCTGAACCGGCATGACGGTGGCAACGATGTGCTGTGGCAGCGCGAAAGCCGGGCAGAAAAGACCGTTTAA
- a CDS encoding FAD-binding oxidoreductase, with amino-acid sequence MNHIATAQSLKKPLPATLQTELKSLFGLRFSTAHAMREHHGRDESSYDPMLPDGVVFACSTEEVALIVKLCAREGVPVIPYGTGTSLEGHILALQGGITIDLSQMNAMVAVHQEDLTATVQAGVTRKQLNQELKDTGLFFPIDPGADASLGGMAATRASGTNAVRYGTMRENTLALTVVTADGRIIKTGTRAKKSSAGYDLTRLFVGSEGTLGIITEVTVKLYPQPEAISAAICSFGSIGAAVNAVIETIQMGIPVARVEFLDANGVKAINAHDKLNLPEQPLLLFEFHGSEHGVKEQAEAVQAITTEHGALGFEWATKPEDRTRLWTARHNAYFALLKARPGARAISTDCCVPISRLAECILATRADCEDHKLIYSIIGHVGDGNFHVQMLIDPNDHAEIASAEGVNSRMVTRALGMDGTCTGEHGIGLHKMDFLIEEHGEDAIDIMRTLKHALDPGNIMNPGKIVRW; translated from the coding sequence GTGAACCATATCGCCACAGCACAATCCCTGAAAAAACCCTTACCCGCTACGCTTCAGACTGAACTGAAATCCCTGTTTGGTTTGCGGTTTTCCACCGCCCACGCCATGCGTGAACATCACGGCCGTGACGAATCTTCCTACGATCCCATGCTGCCCGACGGCGTTGTATTCGCCTGCAGCACAGAGGAAGTGGCGCTGATTGTCAAACTCTGCGCCCGTGAAGGCGTACCCGTGATTCCCTACGGTACCGGCACTTCGCTGGAAGGGCATATTCTGGCGCTGCAAGGCGGCATCACTATCGACCTGTCGCAGATGAATGCGATGGTGGCGGTACATCAGGAAGACCTGACGGCAACGGTACAGGCGGGCGTCACGCGCAAGCAACTGAATCAGGAACTCAAGGACACCGGCCTGTTTTTTCCTATCGACCCGGGCGCCGACGCCTCCCTCGGCGGCATGGCGGCCACCCGCGCTTCCGGCACCAATGCAGTGCGCTACGGCACCATGCGCGAAAATACGCTGGCGCTGACCGTCGTAACCGCCGATGGCCGCATTATCAAAACCGGTACCCGCGCCAAAAAATCGTCTGCCGGTTACGACCTGACCCGGCTTTTCGTCGGTAGTGAAGGCACGCTGGGCATCATCACCGAAGTCACCGTCAAACTCTATCCCCAGCCGGAAGCGATTTCCGCCGCCATCTGCTCCTTCGGCAGCATAGGCGCGGCCGTCAACGCGGTGATCGAAACCATACAGATGGGGATTCCCGTAGCGCGTGTCGAATTCCTGGACGCCAACGGCGTCAAGGCGATCAACGCACATGACAAACTGAACTTGCCGGAACAACCCCTGCTGCTGTTTGAATTCCACGGCAGCGAACATGGCGTGAAAGAGCAGGCTGAAGCGGTGCAGGCGATCACCACCGAACACGGCGCGCTCGGCTTCGAATGGGCGACCAAACCGGAAGACCGGACACGTCTGTGGACCGCGCGACATAACGCTTACTTCGCCCTGCTCAAAGCCCGCCCCGGCGCACGCGCCATCAGCACCGACTGCTGCGTGCCGATTTCACGACTGGCCGAATGCATCCTGGCCACACGCGCCGATTGCGAAGATCATAAGCTGATCTACTCAATCATCGGCCACGTCGGCGACGGCAATTTCCACGTCCAGATGCTGATCGACCCCAACGACCACGCCGAGATTGCCAGTGCTGAAGGCGTCAATTCACGCATGGTCACGCGCGCGCTGGGAATGGACGGCACCTGCACCGGCGAGCATGGCATTGGTTTGCACAAAATGGATTTCCTGATTGAAGAACATGGTGAGGATGCTATCGACATCATGCGCACGCTCAAACATGCGCTTGATCCGGGCAACATCATGAATCCGGGCAAGATCGTTCGCTGGTAG
- a CDS encoding LysR substrate-binding domain-containing protein: MATRLPPVHALSAFEAAARHNSFALAAEELCITPSALSHRIRLLEDFVGERLFHRDSRSISLSEFGRRYLDVVRSALRTLTEFPMPHRYPAAQPRVKIMLPPTFARHLFIPYLASFAGRHPEIAVEMYLSVPLYDLSLSESDVEIRFGAGNYPNLVTTKLFEEPAFAVASPAYLATIPPLKTPADLQHATLLRSALEPWQPWFDEAGLHDWPEPSTGLRVDDLGLLLEAICHGYGIGLTRQHFAQDMLDQGKIVELFDIRLRTPPHAYYIVYEKQVRDRPEVDAFITWLESVFKHL, from the coding sequence ATGGCAACACGCCTGCCTCCTGTCCATGCCCTGTCTGCTTTCGAAGCCGCAGCGCGCCACAACTCCTTTGCGCTGGCCGCCGAGGAATTGTGCATCACCCCTTCCGCGCTGTCGCACCGCATCCGACTGCTGGAAGATTTTGTCGGCGAACGATTGTTTCACCGCGACAGCCGCAGCATCTCGCTCTCAGAATTCGGTCGTCGCTATCTGGACGTCGTGCGCAGCGCCTTGCGCACATTGACCGAATTCCCGATGCCGCACCGGTATCCGGCGGCTCAGCCCCGCGTCAAGATCATGTTGCCGCCGACTTTTGCGCGCCACCTGTTCATTCCCTACCTGGCCAGCTTCGCCGGGCGGCACCCGGAAATTGCCGTCGAAATGTATTTATCGGTACCGCTGTACGACCTCAGCTTGTCCGAAAGCGATGTCGAAATCCGCTTTGGCGCGGGCAACTACCCCAATCTGGTCACCACCAAGTTATTTGAGGAGCCGGCCTTTGCCGTTGCCAGCCCGGCCTATCTGGCCACCATCCCTCCTCTAAAAACCCCGGCCGACCTGCAACACGCCACGCTGCTGCGCTCGGCGCTGGAACCTTGGCAGCCCTGGTTCGACGAAGCCGGACTGCACGACTGGCCCGAACCCTCCACCGGTTTGCGTGTGGATGATCTGGGCTTGTTGCTCGAAGCGATCTGCCACGGCTATGGCATCGGCCTGACGCGCCAGCATTTCGCTCAGGACATGCTCGATCAGGGCAAGATCGTCGAACTGTTCGACATCCGCCTGCGCACGCCGCCGCATGCGTATTACATCGTCTACGAAAAGCAAGTGCGCGACCGGCCCGAAGTCGATGCCTTCATCACCTGGCTGGAAAGCGTTTTCAAGCATTTGTAA